ACTGCGCACAGCTGAGGTGAGACCGATCTACTTACAAGCTTTACCAAGAAACACAGCGACCTCTTTTGCCTCAGGgtatcagattttttttaaatcattttcttctACAGGCTTGGTTctacattttcagaaaatggAATCAATTGCCGGTTTTGTCTGTCTACAATTCTTGTGTCTGTGATGGTTAATGGGTAAAAATGTGGTCATATCCCCAAAGGAGAGTAATCATTTTGATCAATAGATGATtttagggcagcacagtggtgcagtggtgagcattgcagCCTTGCAGTGCTGTGGCCCTGATTTTAATTCTGGGCTTGCATTGCTGttggtgtggagtttgtatgttctcccccagcccatgttcttgtgggtttcctccaggtgctccggtttcctcccacagcccagagACATAcgggtgggttaattggcttctgggaaacctggccctggtgtgagtgctcTGCtacggactggcatcctgtccaggatgtacccaGCCCAGTGGCCGTTGGTGGGATAGGATTGCTGGGagagactctggctccccctcaaccctgaattggaagaagagaTTAGAAAGTGGACGAATTATTGAAAATCTAACATGCATGAAAAAGTTTCACATTGTCATTTACTTTCAACACATTCGCCTCACAGGAAACATCAAGATAAAATGTAGGTGTTgacacattatttttcttttgctacaTACTGCATTTTGCTACAGAAATCCTAGCAGAAATGCCAATCTCTTCTGTATAAATATTCCTgcaattatattttgtattctatttttttttcattatttttttgaaacatttatatcaggaatacaaatcattttcatttattggGTGAAGTGACAGACAATCAATGTTCTGTCAGTATTTCTGCAGCACCGTGGAAAAGTTTGTAGCAGTACATTTGTCATATTCTTGTAGAAGAAGtaatttaattgcttttattttaattacttttcagCGGCGGGATTTTGACCCTCTGTGTTTGCTTGACAGATGCAGAGGAGTCTGATGTTTTAAACAGAAGGCCTGGACTCTCTCACGCTGGATAGAGGGCTGGTTGTGTTTAAGCTCCTGTCTCACCACCTCGCCGATCTCACTACAGAAGACTTCAAGCGCTTCAGACATGAGCTGCGTTACAGCAAGCAGGATGAGCACAGGATCTCCTGGTTGGAGCTGGAAAATGCTGACCGCACTGACACAGCTCACCTCATGGCCGAGCGTTTCAGCTCCCAGGCCGTGGAGGTGGCGCTGGATGTCCTGAAGTCCATCAACTGCGCCTCCACAGCACACAGCCTGCGGACAGAATGGGAGAAGGGTGAGCCCTGTCAGGGTGGTCTTCACAGGAGGGGCCTGCGAACCTGCTGCGGTCAGCTGGCCCGGCTTGTTTCAGCTCCTCAGCCAGAGAGAAACCTTCTCACTGGCTCTGTCCTACAAGGACTTTGACTGAGAGATTGATTAAACCGAGCAACAGCTGTTCAAAGCACAACATGTCCTGCACAAGTAGGAACCCAGTATtagcattgctgtttttttcattattatcaGGAGCCAACATTGTCATTTTAGGTTTATCTGAAAAAGGAATAAggggatattttttaaattaaaagacttGAAACGAATCCTTTTTAGgacaaatggaaaaataattccAAAATCAGACACCACCAATGCTGCCTCCTCTCACTATTTCCTGGAAATTGAGTCACTAACAGCTACTGATGAATAACAAAAAAGTAGCTTCAAAACCGCGTGTCTTTCCTCCTCTAGTCTTGTGAGAgaatgagagagaggggtttcTTTGGAGCTGTGGTTTGCCAATCAGGCTCAGTGCTGAATGACTTTCTATCACTAACTCAGAAGAGTCGGTATCAACGGGAACCTGACAGTGGTGAAACATAAGCAGCTTTTCTGCTGGTTTCACATGTGAGTGCACACTGAGAGCACGAGGTCAGCACCCCTGTCTCTGATCCCTGCTCTCGCTGTGAACAAGGGGTCTCAGCTCCCTCCCGCAGGCAGAGACAGCCCCAGATCAAGCTGCTGTTTTAATACCGGCGGGGTGTAGCTGTTCCGGGCTTCACGCCTTTTTGAATACACGAGTCAGAGGGAAAACAGATGTTAATATAGTTCCAGACTTATAATGTGTTTGTATAACCCACTGTTGTTTCCGTATTAATATGATGCTCAGCAGGACTTATTTTCCTCTCCCGTATTTATTTCCTCTGTGATTAATCCTTCAGTCATGTAAATACTGCTTTGAGAATTTTAAGGTGTCAAACTGCTGCATATCTTACTAATAATTCTGAATTTGTTCCCCAGTTACAGGTTATGATGCAGGACACTCCCCTCCAAAAAGAAGGTTGATAGGTAGGTGTTTTGGCACTGATTGTGAAGATTTGGTTAACTTAAATAGTAGATTATATGCACCATGGTGGTGCTCTCCCTCTCGTGCCACTAGTGCAGAGCATGCTCAACCGATGATTGATCTGTGAAATAAGAAGCTGATTCAGGGGGGTCACATTGAAGTAGAATACGATAATAATGATTCCTCACATGCATGCAGTGATTTCCATCCCAAACATTTCCACAGCTCTCTGCATGTAGGTGGGGACCCAACCAAAacctgggggtcagagcgcagggtgctcctggagcagctggggtgaagggccttgctcaggggcccaacggagtaggattcctccaccggccgcgggatatgaaccggcaaccttcaaACCACAGGGTCAAGTCCTTTGccgctctcagtggggaggagaacagagtagtggagccagttcagagatggggattatcaggaggccatgactggtaaaggccaggaggaaatttgtccaggacaccggggttacacccctactcttttcgagaagcaccctgggatttttaatgaccacagagagtcaggacctcggttttacgtctcctACAAAGTGCCTTtctacaatatagtgtccccatcactatactgtgattgattaggacccacacagaccacagggtgagcgccccctgctggctccactaacacctcttccggcagcatccttagctttcccaggagtctcccctccaggttcTGAGCTCCAGTGgtctgccagctgggagctgcagggtgagatggcctCTTTGCTTTCCTGCTGAGACTGACTTGaatgtttttgctgtttgtcTGGGACATCACCAGACTACCAGTCCGAGTACAAGGAGGCGGTGCAGCAGAAGTACGGGAAGGTGGAGCCGTATGAAGCATCACCCTGGGAGGAGCACGGCCTCTCCTCCTCCTACATCAGGCTGCACCTCCAGACGAAGGGCGGGGCCGGAGACCTGGCCGGCCGGCGGAGGCAGCTGGTGAGGCAGCGGACCACGGACAGAGACTGCGAGGACCTGGAGACGCTGCTGGACTCCGGCAGGCCCCAGGTCCTGGCGCTGCTGGGCCCGGCGGGGATGGGCAAGAGCTACACGGCGAAGAAAGTCATGCTGGACTGGGCTGCACCAGGCAAGCACTTCAGCGCGTTCGACTACatcttcctcctggactgccAGAAGCTCAGCCGCCGGGCACAGGACGCCAGCCTGGCGCAGCTGGTCTGCGAGGAGTGCGCCGCCCTGAGGCCTGTGCTGCAGAGCGTCTTTGAATCCAGGGTAGGAAGCAGTCAATCGTCTTACTAATGATCTGCTGGAGTTGTTACTCTTTTATATCTGTTTCGCATGTTATGTGAGGGTCACTTTACACGGACGTTCATGCTCTGAATTATATATACCGTAAATCCATTCTAAAAGTGTGCAATGCACTCCTGAAGGCCTCAGTGGTGCAGAGATCTGGTCAGTGTTACAAAACACACTGCTGCTCATGAAGCACGACAGAGGAGCACTACCAGATTCATTCCCAGGCTTACAGGAAAGTCCTGCATTTTCTAAAAAGGCCAAAAGAGCTAAAGTTACACAAAGGACTGTAGGTTTCTGGAACAAGctggctggatgagacccttgtGACAACTAGGGCCTAGCAACCTACTAGCCTAGATGGGTTGTGTGGTCTCTTCTTGTTGTAACTCTGAAGTTCTTAAAACATTCCATTATAATACCACAGAGGACCACGCTGACCAGTTTGCTGATTAAAGGAACTGAAAACTGACTTCAGCTCTCCTTCGATAACTGACTGCTTAAGATATCCTTTCCAAGTCAGAACCAAATAGGAGTAAGAAAGTAGCCCAGACTTCCAGGATGCTAAAATGAACTGCAGCTGAAGGAGTCTGATGTGCAAAAACACTTGATGCTGTATAAACCAGCTAATAAAACTTTGTATATAAAAAGATATGTTCAAGTTTCTTACTTAGCTGATGCAACATTTACTGTAGTGTCATTTCTGCTATAGGGAACATTGTCATCCCAGACTTCTATAGAGTTATGGATCTTGTATACCTTTgccagatgaaaaaaaaactgtcaaggAATTTACCATTTCCCAGTTGTTGGAGCGTGATCCTAACATTGTGGCAGCCTTTGGAAGACTGTAATAACCAAGGACCTGCCACTAGGCGTCGCCAAAGGCCTGTAGCTACTGTAAATAGTACTATAGTAAACACTGATCACCACATGGTAATGTGGCTAATTTCTTGGATTATTGGTGGGGGTTTAGGCCTCAGATTCTCATATCTAATTTGGAGATTAGTGTATGAACAGAGGTTTGTTGGTTGGGTTTGAGTAAGTAAAAACAGTCAGAGGTTGGTGTCACAAACGTCTCCAAAAAAACTTCATGTTAAATAAGAAATGTTAAATAGGTTTGATCTGAAACTTCCATGATCTATGATCATGAGCTAAGTCTACAATCTACATCATTCTCCGTCCCTCTGCACCCCGATTGCAGGTTCTTATTGTGATGGATGGCTTGGACTTTGTGGAGTTTGCCACCGGGGAAGTTCCCGAGATGGATGCGTTCTCTAAGAAACCGATATCCGTGCTTCTCCAGGGGCTCCTGCAGAAGAGGCTCCTGAGCAGCGGTCAGCACTACTCACTGCTGGTCACCATCCGCCCCGCCATCGCAGACCAGCTCAAGAAGTGCGCCAGGGTGGACCAGTGGGTGGAGATACTGGGCTTTTCCgaagaaaacctgcaggaatACTTCCAGCACCAGGGCCTGGCTGCCCAGGCCTGCGAGGAGGTGCGGAGCAACGAGAGCCTGCTGAGCTTGTGCGCGGTGCCGCTCACATGCTGGGTGGTCTGCACACTCCTGAAGCAGCAAGgagaggggggggaggggcTCCTGGGCGCCCCCACTTATTCCATCACCTGCGTCTTCATCAGCTACATCTACATCATCCTGAAGCACCACCACAGCTCCTCCAGCCCCGAGGAGGCCGCCGGCGCCCTCCGCTCGCTCAGCCGGCTCGCCAAGGATGGCCTGGCTCGCAGGAAGAGGGAATTCGACGTGAAGGACGTCGAGGCAGAGTTTGGGGGCGTCCACAGGGTCCCCACCAGCTTCCTCAATAAATGTGGGTACCGGTGTGGGGTGAGAAGAGTGGAGGTGTACTCCTTCACCCACCCAGCCCTCCAGGAGGTGCTGGCCGCCCTCTTCTATGCCAGCGATGCCTCTACCGGCCCGCTGAACGGGTTCCTGTCCGCCTCTCTCCAGCCGGGCCACGCACACCAGCGGGACATGGTCCAGTACCTGTTTGGGCTCTGCCACCCACACAACTGGGCCCTGCTCGCGCCGTTCCACCTGGCGAGCTCCGCGTCTTTGACCCCCAGGCTGAAGAACTGGATGAAAGAAGCAGTCACCTTCACAAACAGGAACCCCGAAGATACGTACttcctgctggacctgctgctgTGCCTGTACGAGTTCCAGGAGGAGGCCTTTACCACGCAGACCGTGGGAGCCCTGCAGGAGGTCCGTCTGCAGTGTGTCTTCCTGAAGAAGCGCGACTTCCTGGCTCTGCGCTACTGTCTCCAGCACTGCCAGGCCTCCCAGCTGCCCCACCTGCTGCTGCACTTCTGCAACCTCAGGAGCAAGGAGGCCAAGAAACTGCTCCCCCTG
This genomic window from Lepisosteus oculatus isolate fLepOcu1 chromosome 2, fLepOcu1.hap2, whole genome shotgun sequence contains:
- the LOC102688951 gene encoding NACHT, LRR and PYD domains-containing protein 12-like isoform X2, whose translation is MAERFSSQAVEVALDVLKSINCASTAHSLRTEWEKVTGYDAGHSPPKRRLIDYQSEYKEAVQQKYGKVEPYEASPWEEHGLSSSYIRLHLQTKGGAGDLAGRRRQLVRQRTTDRDCEDLETLLDSGRPQVLALLGPAGMGKSYTAKKVMLDWAAPGKHFSAFDYIFLLDCQKLSRRAQDASLAQLVCEECAALRPVLQSVFESRGLLQKRLLSSGQHYSLLVTIRPAIADQLKKCARVDQWVEILGFSEENLQEYFQHQGLAAQACEEVRSNESLLSLCAVPLTCWVVCTLLKQQGEGGEGLLGAPTYSITCVFISYIYIILKHHHSSSSPEEAAGALRSLSRLAKDGLARRKREFDVKDVEAEFGGVHRVPTSFLNKCGYRCGVRRVEVYSFTHPALQEVLAALFYASDASTGPLNGFLSASLQPGHAHQRDMVQYLFGLCHPHNWALLAPFHLASSASLTPRLKNWMKEAVTFTNRNPEDTYFLLDLLLCLYEFQEEAFTTQTVGALQEVRLQCVFLKKRDFLALRYCLQHCQASQLPHLLLHFCNLRSKEAKKLLPLLDKTKEFSIQMSELSQESMSYLSKEIATKHKLRDVWLRMAQDSDALDLTCSTWKSCNNSLRIEGVPRAQTCLRWFLQDCGFGLRELYFHDQKEEEEVQGMLEVLQETDCQLQCVSVKRCCLSERSVRALLALLESRPAITTLDLEGSRLGQEQQKLFLDELGAMGGAGLQSLGLLDTGLTAASVPAVCSLLRKTAVSALSLGDNPLGDEGVRLLSEALGDPSCQLQRLSLARCGLTESSLPGLKMALENNQTLKDIQLCGNYTSRDAGIELESFWNRRPYQRGEASQRSNRCVIL
- the LOC102688951 gene encoding NACHT, LRR and PYD domains-containing protein 3-like isoform X1, which codes for MAERFSSQAVEVALDVLKSINCASTAHSLRTEWEKVTGYDAGHSPPKRRLIDYQSEYKEAVQQKYGKVEPYEASPWEEHGLSSSYIRLHLQTKGGAGDLAGRRRQLVRQRTTDRDCEDLETLLDSGRPQVLALLGPAGMGKSYTAKKVMLDWAAPGKHFSAFDYIFLLDCQKLSRRAQDASLAQLVCEECAALRPVLQSVFESRVLIVMDGLDFVEFATGEVPEMDAFSKKPISVLLQGLLQKRLLSSGQHYSLLVTIRPAIADQLKKCARVDQWVEILGFSEENLQEYFQHQGLAAQACEEVRSNESLLSLCAVPLTCWVVCTLLKQQGEGGEGLLGAPTYSITCVFISYIYIILKHHHSSSSPEEAAGALRSLSRLAKDGLARRKREFDVKDVEAEFGGVHRVPTSFLNKCGYRCGVRRVEVYSFTHPALQEVLAALFYASDASTGPLNGFLSASLQPGHAHQRDMVQYLFGLCHPHNWALLAPFHLASSASLTPRLKNWMKEAVTFTNRNPEDTYFLLDLLLCLYEFQEEAFTTQTVGALQEVRLQCVFLKKRDFLALRYCLQHCQASQLPHLLLHFCNLRSKEAKKLLPLLDKTKEFSIQMSELSQESMSYLSKEIATKHKLRDVWLRMAQDSDALDLTCSTWKSCNNSLRIEGVPRAQTCLRWFLQDCGFGLRELYFHDQKEEEEVQGMLEVLQETDCQLQCVSVKRCCLSERSVRALLALLESRPAITTLDLEGSRLGQEQQKLFLDELGAMGGAGLQSLGLLDTGLTAASVPAVCSLLRKTAVSALSLGDNPLGDEGVRLLSEALGDPSCQLQRLSLARCGLTESSLPGLKMALENNQTLKDIQLCGNYTSRDAGIELESFWNRRPYQRGEASQRSNRCVIL
- the LOC102688951 gene encoding NACHT, LRR and PYD domains-containing protein 3-like isoform X3, with the protein product MAERFSSQAVEVALDVLKSINCASTAHSLRTEWEKVTGYDAGHSPPKRRLIDYQSEYKEAVQQKYGKVEPYEASPWEEHGLSSSYIRLHLQTKGGAGDLAGRRRQLVRQRTTDRDCEDLETLLDSGRPQVLALLGPAGMGKSYTAKKVMLDWAAPGKHFSAFDYIFLLDCQKLSRRAQDASLAQLVCEECAALRPVLQSVFESRVLIVMDGLDFVEFATGEVPEMDAFSKKPISVLLQGLLQKRLLSSGQHYSLLVTIRPAIADQLKKCARVDQWVEILGFSEENLQEYFQHQGLAAQACEEVRSNESLLSLCAVPLTCWVVCTLLKQQGEGGEGLLGAPTYSITCVFISYIYIILKHHHSSSSPEEAAGALRSLSRLAKDGLARRKREFDVKDVEAEFGGVHRVPTSFLNKCGYRCGVRRVEVYSFTHPALQEVLAALFYASDASTGPLNGFLSASLQPGHAHQRDMVQYLFGLCHPHNWALLAPFHLASSASLTPRLKNWMKEAVTFTNRNPEDTYFLLDLLLCLYEFQEEAFTTQTVGALQEVRLQCVFLKKRDFLALRYCLQHCQASQLPHLLLHFCNLRSKEAKKLLPLLDKTKEFSIQMSELSQESMSYLSKEIATKHKLRDVWLRMAQDSDALDLTCSTWKSCNNSVKRCCLSERSVRALLALLESRPAITTLDLEGSRLGQEQQKLFLDELGAMGGAGLQSLGLLDTGLTAASVPAVCSLLRKTAVSALSLGDNPLGDEGVRLLSEALGDPSCQLQRLSLARCGLTESSLPGLKMALENNQTLKDIQLCGNYTSRDAGIELESFWNRRPYQRGEASQRSNRCVIL